A part of Anolis sagrei isolate rAnoSag1 chromosome 3, rAnoSag1.mat, whole genome shotgun sequence genomic DNA contains:
- the LOC132769830 gene encoding cytochrome P450 2J5-like, whose amino-acid sequence MICLKGCYQKTGGVSADSLVFQKSSFHSSRCNRERETIKMLGLSLFWNALLVGLLLLNFLRQLWWRRRCYPPGPLPLPLMGSMWQIGIRLYQDTFKLKYQPENSEPSVTPFLKAVTNEKDLVFSNGHIWKQQRQIGQATMQKLQLGEKSMEHQIEKEAQQLVEMFARAKGQPLDPLLPISNSVCNMICAMAFGHRYPMEDKSFQKLTKDIELAVQSGGSFIYTFFNLLPCVMRCLPGPQKKAFSSRKSVLTFVKKEIKKHKERKPLSEPQDFVDFYLVQMEKSKDNVSSTYDEEKLAACILDLFITSTETTATSLQWGLVLMATHPDIQDKVYKEMERVLGSSQSISYQDWKKLPYTCAVIHEIQRTKYAFLFRIIRQFAKDVNIFGFLMPKGTFINPNLNSVLLDHKQWETPEKFNPSHFLDKSGKFVAKEDFLLFGSGDAISLAEELARIELFSFFAALLRAFHFQMPEEAKELNTQPQIGLTTYPHCYQLCAIPHHNTS is encoded by the exons ATGATTTGTTTAAAAGGGTGTTACCAGAAAACTGGAGGTGTGAGTGCAGACAGCTTAGTCTTTCAAAAAAGCTCATTCCACTCATCCAGGTGTAACAGGGAAAGAGAGACCATAAAAATGCTAGGCTTGAGTCTATTTTGGAATGCTCTCCTGGTGGGTCTTCTGCTCTTGAATTTTCTGAGACAGCTGTGGTGGCGGCGGAGATGCTATCCCCCTGGGCCTCTTCCACTCCCTCTCATGGGAAGCATGTGGCAGATTGGGATCAGACTTTATCAAGACACTTTTAAG CTGAAATATCAACCAGAAAACAGTGAACCATCTGTGACTCCTTTCCTGAAAGCTGTTACAAACGAGAAGG ATCTCGTATTTTCAAATGGACACATCTGGAAGCAGCAAAGACAGATTGGGCAAGCTACTATGCAGAAGCTGCAACTTGGGGAGAAAAGCATGGAACATCAAATTGAAAAAGAGGCCCAGCAGCTGGTGGAGATGTTTGCACGTGCCAAAG GGCAGCCGCTTGATCCTTTGTTACCCATCTCTAATTCAGTCTGCAATATGATATGTGCCATGGCTTTTGGGCATCGATATCCCATGGAAGACAAAAGTTTTCAGAAACTGACCAAAGACATAGAATTGGCCGTTCAGTCTGGGGGCAGCTTCATTTACACA TTTTTTAACTTGCTCCCATGCGTTATGAGATGTCTCCCAGGACCACAGAAGAAGGCCTTTTCATCCAGGAAATCGGTGCTTACTTTTGTAAAAAAGGAGATAAAGAAACATAAAGAGCGCAAACCATTAAGTGAACCACAGGATTTTGTTGATTTCTATCTGGTTCAAATGGAGAAA TCCAAAGATAATGTCAGCTCTACGTATGATGAAGAGAAACTGGCTGCGTGTATTCTTGACCTCTTTATCACAAGCACAGAGACAACTGCCACTTCTCTGCAATGGGGACTTGTCCTCATGGCAACTCATCCAGATATCCAAG ATAAAGTCTACAAGGAGATGGAAAGAGTTTTGGGTTCCTCTCAATCAATCTCCTATCAAGACTGGAAGAAACTGCCCTATACCTGTGCAGTTATTCATGAGATCCAGCGCACTAAATATGCCTTCTTATTCAGGATAATCAGGCAATTTGCAAAGGATGTGAACATCTTTGGTTTTCTCATGCCAAAG gGGACATTTATTAACCCTAATCTGAACTCTGTTCTTCTTGATCACAAGCAATGGGAAACACCTGAAAAATTTAACCCGAGTCATTTTTTGGACAAGAGTGGAAAATTTGTAGCCAAAGAAGATTTTCTGCTATTTGGATCAG GTGATGCCATATCTTTGGCGGAAGAGCTGGCACGGATTGAGCTCTTCTCCTTCTTCGCCGCTCTGTTGAGGGCATTCCATTTCCAGATGCCAGAAGAAGCAAAGGAACTGAACACACAACCCCAAATAGGACTGACAACCTATCCTCATTGTTATCAGCTCTGTGCCATCCCCCACCATAACACGTCGTAA